A genomic window from Streptomyces sp. WMMC940 includes:
- a CDS encoding cyclase family protein yields the protein MRLIDLSSAVDAGAHEPDPVVHEVLTPRQGAEHMSAEMRSHFGLEFDPDELPDGEFLSLDRITLTSHTGTHVDAPSHYGSRAGYGDGVPKHIDRMPLEWFCNPGIVLDLTDAPTGAVGADRLEKEFERIGRTPAPLDIVLLHTGASARAGAPEYFTEFAGLDGPAVHLLLDLGVRVIGTDAFSLDAPFTDIIERYRSTGDRSVLWPAHFAGRDREYCQIERLANLEALPAPFGFTVVCFPVKIAGAGAGWTRAVAVVDE from the coding sequence GTGCGGTTGATCGACCTGTCATCGGCGGTGGACGCCGGGGCCCACGAGCCGGATCCCGTGGTGCACGAGGTACTGACCCCCCGTCAGGGCGCGGAGCACATGAGCGCGGAGATGCGGAGCCACTTCGGGCTCGAGTTCGACCCGGACGAGCTGCCCGACGGGGAGTTCCTGTCGCTCGACCGGATCACCCTGACCTCGCACACCGGCACGCACGTCGACGCGCCGTCGCACTACGGCTCCCGGGCCGGGTACGGCGACGGCGTACCGAAGCACATCGACCGGATGCCGCTGGAGTGGTTCTGCAACCCGGGGATCGTGCTCGACCTCACCGACGCCCCGACCGGTGCCGTCGGCGCGGACCGGCTGGAGAAGGAGTTCGAGCGGATCGGCCGCACTCCCGCCCCGCTGGACATCGTCCTGCTGCACACCGGCGCTTCCGCGCGGGCGGGTGCCCCGGAGTACTTCACCGAGTTCGCCGGGCTGGACGGGCCGGCCGTGCACCTGCTGCTGGACCTGGGGGTGCGGGTGATCGGGACGGACGCGTTCAGCCTGGACGCCCCGTTCACCGACATCATCGAGCGGTACCGGAGCACGGGGGACCGTTCGGTGCTGTGGCCGGCCCACTTCGCAGGCCGTGACCGGGAGTACTGCCAGATCGAGCGCCTGGCGAACCTCGAAGCCCTGCCCGCGCCGTTCGGATTCACCGTCGTCTGCTTCCCCGTGAAGATCGCGGGCGCGGGCGCGGGCTGGACCAGGGCGGTCGCCGTGGTCGACGAGTGA
- a CDS encoding class I SAM-dependent methyltransferase — MYGRELAEVYEIFYRSRGKDWPREAAYVTELVRSRCPEAESLLDVACGTGAHLETFGALFKHTEGLEIAEPMRELAHQRLPEVTVHPGDMRDFDLRRTFDAVVCMFCAIGYLGTVSDMRDAVRSMARHLRPGGVLVIEPWWFPENHVEGYVAGDLGCEDGRTVARISHSTLQGRATRMEVRFLVGDRAGIREFTEIDVLTLFTEDEYTAAFTDAGCTVDFLPGDPTGRGLFVGVRQ; from the coding sequence ATGTACGGACGGGAGCTGGCGGAGGTCTACGAGATCTTCTACCGCAGCCGGGGCAAGGACTGGCCGCGGGAGGCCGCCTACGTCACGGAGCTGGTGCGGTCGCGGTGTCCTGAGGCGGAATCCCTGCTCGACGTGGCGTGCGGCACCGGGGCGCACCTGGAGACCTTCGGGGCGCTGTTCAAACACACCGAGGGGCTGGAGATCGCGGAACCCATGCGGGAGCTGGCCCACCAGCGGCTGCCGGAGGTGACCGTGCACCCCGGCGACATGCGCGACTTCGACCTCCGCCGCACCTTCGACGCGGTGGTGTGCATGTTCTGCGCCATCGGCTATCTGGGCACGGTGTCCGACATGCGGGACGCGGTGCGGTCGATGGCCCGGCACCTGCGTCCCGGCGGGGTGCTCGTGATCGAGCCGTGGTGGTTCCCCGAGAACCACGTCGAGGGTTATGTCGCCGGTGACCTCGGCTGCGAGGACGGCCGTACCGTGGCCCGGATATCGCACTCGACCCTCCAGGGCCGCGCGACCCGGATGGAGGTGCGCTTCCTGGTCGGCGACCGTGCCGGCATCCGGGAGTTCACCGAGATCGACGTGCTCACCCTCTTCACCGAGGACGAGTACACCGCGGCGTTCACCGACGCCGGCTGCACCGTCGACTTCCTCCCCGGCGACCCGACCGGCCGCGGTCTGTTCGTCGGGGTACGGCAGTGA
- a CDS encoding DegT/DnrJ/EryC1/StrS family aminotransferase — protein MTTYVWDYLREYENERDDIHDAIETVLRSGQLVLGASGRGFEEEFAAYHGIGHAVGVDNGTNAIKLGLQAIGVGPGDEVITVSNTAAPTVVAIDSVGATPVFVDVHPDTYLMDVDQVAAAVTPRTRCLLPVHLYGQCVDMTALQAVADEHGLLVFEDCAQAHGARRGGRLAGTWGAAAGFSFYPTKVLGAYGDGGAVITADPDVDAGLRRLRYYGMEERYYVVRTPGHNSRLDELHAEILRRKLRRLDAYIEGRRAVARRYAEGLAGTDLVLPSLAPGNDHVHYVYVVRHPRRDAVIEALKAYDIALNISYPWPVHTMTGFSHLGYAKGSLPVTEAVADEIFSLPMYPSLDPALQDKVIGALHDVLATL, from the coding sequence ATGACCACCTACGTATGGGACTACCTGCGCGAGTACGAGAACGAGCGGGACGACATCCACGACGCGATCGAGACCGTGCTGCGTTCCGGGCAACTCGTCCTCGGCGCCAGCGGACGCGGCTTCGAGGAGGAGTTCGCCGCCTACCACGGGATCGGGCACGCGGTGGGGGTCGACAACGGCACCAACGCCATCAAGCTGGGGTTGCAGGCGATCGGCGTCGGCCCCGGCGACGAGGTCATCACCGTCTCGAACACCGCGGCACCGACCGTGGTCGCCATCGACTCCGTGGGGGCGACACCCGTCTTCGTCGACGTCCACCCCGACACGTATCTGATGGACGTCGATCAGGTCGCCGCCGCCGTCACCCCGCGCACCAGGTGTCTGCTCCCGGTGCATCTGTACGGTCAGTGCGTCGACATGACGGCGTTGCAGGCCGTTGCGGACGAGCACGGTCTGCTGGTCTTCGAGGACTGCGCGCAGGCCCACGGCGCCCGCCGGGGAGGACGGCTCGCCGGCACATGGGGGGCCGCGGCCGGGTTCTCCTTCTACCCCACGAAAGTGCTCGGGGCCTACGGCGACGGCGGCGCCGTCATCACCGCGGACCCGGACGTCGACGCAGGTCTTCGACGACTGCGGTACTACGGCATGGAGGAGCGCTACTACGTCGTCCGCACACCGGGGCACAACAGCCGTCTGGACGAGCTGCACGCGGAGATCCTGCGGCGCAAGCTGCGCAGGCTCGACGCCTACATCGAGGGCCGGCGGGCCGTGGCCCGGCGCTACGCCGAGGGGCTCGCCGGCACCGATCTGGTGCTGCCGTCCCTCGCGCCCGGCAACGACCACGTCCACTACGTCTATGTGGTGCGCCATCCACGGCGAGACGCCGTCATCGAGGCGCTGAAGGCCTATGACATCGCGCTCAACATCAGCTACCCGTGGCCGGTCCACACCATGACGGGCTTCTCCCACCTGGGATACGCCAAGGGCTCCCTGCCGGTCACCGAGGCGGTGGCCGACGAGATCTTCTCGCTGCCCATGTACCCCTCGCTGGACCCCGCCCTGCAGGACAAGGTGATCGGCGCGCTCCACGACGTCCTGGCGACGCTGTGA
- a CDS encoding Gfo/Idh/MocA family protein, whose translation MGVLGCADIALRRMLPVIAAADSAELVAVASRDATKAQRVADRFGCAGVQGYRTLLERDDIDAVYVPLPPALHFDQVAEALCFGKHVLCEKPLCTTHAEAAELMELARRHRRILAENFMFLHHSQHAGVRSLLDTGAIGELEVLSGSFGVPPLDPTGFRYAPSLGGGALLDVGVYPLRTAQMYLSGEPEVLAATLRVDDMTGVDVAGTALLCAPDGVAAQLDFGFRHAYRSRYALWGRRGRISVERAYTPPEQLKPVVRVQQQDRLTELAMPADHQVRNALAAFTAAVLAGGNGPVGEAESLLQAQLVEGVRKVARVVTV comes from the coding sequence ATGGGCGTGCTCGGCTGCGCGGACATCGCGCTGCGCCGGATGCTCCCGGTCATCGCGGCGGCCGACTCGGCCGAACTCGTCGCGGTGGCCAGCCGGGACGCCACGAAGGCGCAACGCGTGGCGGACCGGTTCGGGTGCGCCGGTGTCCAGGGCTACCGGACGTTGCTGGAACGGGACGACATCGACGCGGTGTACGTCCCCCTGCCGCCCGCGCTCCACTTCGACCAGGTGGCCGAGGCGCTGTGCTTCGGCAAGCACGTGCTGTGCGAGAAGCCCCTGTGCACGACGCACGCGGAGGCCGCCGAGCTGATGGAGCTGGCACGGCGGCACCGCCGTATCCTCGCCGAGAACTTCATGTTCCTGCACCACTCGCAGCACGCCGGGGTCCGGTCGCTCCTCGACACCGGCGCCATCGGCGAGTTGGAGGTGCTGTCCGGCTCGTTCGGCGTACCGCCGCTGGATCCCACGGGGTTCCGGTACGCCCCCTCGCTCGGCGGCGGCGCACTGCTGGACGTCGGCGTCTACCCGCTGCGGACGGCACAGATGTACCTGTCCGGCGAACCGGAGGTGCTGGCGGCCACCCTCCGGGTGGACGACATGACGGGGGTGGACGTCGCGGGTACGGCCCTGCTGTGCGCCCCCGACGGCGTCGCCGCGCAGCTCGACTTCGGCTTCCGGCACGCCTACCGCTCGCGCTATGCCCTGTGGGGCCGCCGGGGACGGATCTCGGTGGAGCGCGCCTACACCCCGCCGGAGCAGCTGAAGCCGGTCGTCCGGGTCCAGCAACAGGACCGGCTGACGGAGCTGGCGATGCCCGCGGACCATCAGGTGCGCAACGCGCTGGCCGCGTTCACCGCCGCCGTCCTCGCGGGCGGGAACGGTCCGGTGGGCGAGGCCGAGTCGCTGCTCCAGGCCCAGCTGGTCGAGGGCGTGCGCAAGGTCGCAAGGGTCGTCACCGTCTGA
- the rfbA gene encoding glucose-1-phosphate thymidylyltransferase RfbA, which translates to MKGIVLAGGTGARLYPITRVVSKQLLPVGGKPMIYYPLSILMLADIRDVLVITTPHDLPRFRTLLGDGSQLGMEITYAEQFHPGGIAEALLIGADHIGTDSVALVLGDNIFHGPRFSDVLARESRDVRGCVLFGYPVHDPHRYGVGEADAAGRLVSIEEKPASPRSNRAITGLYFYDNRAVNIAKNITPSARGELEITDVNRYFVAQGEARLVDLGRGFAWLDTGTPESLLQASQYVGMLEERQGCRIACIEEVALRMGFIDAAACHRLGEDIGGSSYGQYVMSIAEELTV; encoded by the coding sequence GTGAAAGGAATCGTTCTGGCCGGCGGCACCGGGGCCAGGCTGTATCCGATCACCCGGGTGGTGTCCAAGCAGTTACTGCCCGTGGGTGGAAAGCCGATGATCTACTATCCGCTGTCGATCCTCATGCTCGCGGACATCAGGGACGTCCTCGTCATCACGACGCCCCACGACCTGCCGCGCTTTCGCACCCTCCTCGGCGACGGTTCCCAGCTCGGGATGGAGATCACCTACGCCGAGCAGTTCCATCCGGGCGGTATCGCCGAGGCCCTGCTCATCGGAGCGGACCACATCGGCACGGACTCGGTCGCGCTGGTCCTGGGCGACAACATCTTCCACGGCCCCCGCTTCTCCGACGTGCTGGCCCGGGAATCCCGGGACGTGCGGGGATGCGTGCTGTTCGGCTATCCCGTGCACGACCCGCATCGCTACGGGGTCGGCGAGGCCGATGCCGCGGGCCGGCTCGTCTCCATCGAGGAGAAGCCCGCGAGCCCGCGGTCGAACCGCGCCATCACGGGCCTCTACTTCTACGACAACCGAGCGGTCAACATCGCCAAGAACATCACGCCGTCGGCCCGGGGAGAGCTGGAGATCACCGATGTGAACCGGTACTTCGTCGCACAGGGCGAGGCCAGGCTCGTGGATCTCGGACGCGGCTTCGCCTGGCTCGACACGGGGACACCGGAGTCGTTGCTCCAGGCGAGCCAGTACGTCGGGATGCTGGAGGAGCGCCAGGGATGCCGCATCGCGTGCATCGAGGAGGTCGCGCTGCGGATGGGTTTCATCGACGCGGCGGCGTGCCACCGGCTGGGGGAGGACATCGGCGGGTCGAGCTACGGGCAGTACGTCATGTCCATCGCCGAGGAGTTGACGGTCTGA
- a CDS encoding rhodanese-like domain-containing protein, protein MVTPTTLGTAEARTRLHELTVIDVRTPGEYAGGHLPGALNVPLDRIQRALPDIRRAADRGDVLVVCASGARSGNACRILAEYGIATATLSGGTGAWAADGHDLHRPQGAARATWGMERQVRLTAGAVVVLGLLLGLLGHPAFQILSAGIAAGLVFSALTNTCGMAAVLAKLPHNRPRAAELDRTLARLRDR, encoded by the coding sequence ATGGTCACCCCCACCACGCTCGGTACCGCCGAAGCCCGCACCCGGCTGCACGAACTGACCGTCATCGACGTACGCACCCCGGGTGAGTACGCCGGCGGCCACCTGCCCGGCGCGCTGAACGTCCCCCTCGACCGGATCCAGCGGGCCCTGCCCGACATCCGCCGCGCGGCCGACCGCGGAGACGTCCTGGTGGTCTGCGCGTCCGGCGCCCGGTCCGGGAACGCCTGCCGGATCCTGGCCGAATACGGCATCGCCACCGCCACGCTCTCCGGTGGCACCGGTGCCTGGGCTGCCGACGGCCACGACCTGCACCGCCCCCAGGGTGCCGCTCGCGCCACCTGGGGCATGGAACGACAGGTCCGCCTCACCGCCGGCGCCGTCGTCGTTCTCGGCCTCCTCCTCGGCCTCCTCGGACACCCCGCCTTCCAGATCCTGTCGGCGGGCATCGCCGCCGGTCTGGTCTTCTCGGCCCTCACCAACACCTGCGGCATGGCCGCCGTGCTCGCCAAGCTCCCCCACAACCGCCCCCGCGCCGCCGAGCTCGACCGCACCCTGGCCCGACTCCGTGACCGCTGA
- a CDS encoding metal-sensitive transcriptional regulator, with amino-acid sequence MELDLAGAELKAVLNRLRRAQGQISGVIRMIEEGRDCEEVVTQLAAASRALDRAGFAIIATGLQQCLTGMEDGSRSGEDRDEMRGRLEKLFLSLA; translated from the coding sequence ATGGAGCTTGATCTGGCGGGAGCGGAGCTGAAGGCGGTCCTGAACCGACTGCGCCGGGCACAGGGCCAGATCTCCGGAGTGATCCGGATGATCGAGGAGGGCAGGGACTGCGAGGAGGTCGTGACCCAACTGGCGGCCGCGTCCCGCGCGCTGGACCGCGCCGGATTCGCGATCATCGCCACGGGGCTGCAGCAGTGCCTGACCGGGATGGAGGACGGCAGCCGCTCCGGTGAGGACCGCGACGAGATGCGCGGCCGACTGGAGAAGCTCTTCCTCTCGCTGGCCTGA
- a CDS encoding sulfite exporter TauE/SafE family protein, producing MSTLVLALIAGAVIGLALGTLGGGGSVLAVPALLYLLEFSPASATTASLIIVTATSATALYAHGRDGNVAWRTGTLFAAAGVLPAFLAGAVAGHLPAEALTAAFAVIAALAALRMLRPANSAPPERTRPAGAAGAGAGLGAVTGFLGVGGGFLAVPALVGVLGLRMRQAVGTSLLVITVNSVAALTARTGTGGDLRWEVIAPFTGAAVLGAWDGKRLATKITGQALQRAFAFVLLGVAAFMLVDVVV from the coding sequence GTGAGCACCCTGGTCCTCGCCCTGATCGCCGGGGCCGTCATCGGCCTGGCCCTCGGCACCCTCGGTGGCGGTGGCAGCGTGCTCGCGGTCCCCGCACTCCTCTACCTGCTGGAGTTCTCCCCCGCGTCGGCGACCACCGCGAGCCTGATCATCGTCACCGCTACCTCGGCCACCGCCCTCTACGCCCATGGGCGGGACGGCAACGTCGCCTGGAGAACCGGGACGCTGTTCGCGGCCGCGGGCGTCCTGCCGGCGTTCCTCGCCGGAGCGGTCGCGGGTCACCTCCCGGCAGAGGCGCTCACCGCCGCCTTCGCGGTCATCGCCGCGCTGGCCGCCCTGCGCATGCTGCGACCCGCGAACTCCGCGCCGCCGGAGCGGACACGTCCCGCCGGGGCGGCGGGAGCGGGGGCCGGGCTGGGAGCCGTGACGGGCTTCCTCGGCGTCGGCGGCGGGTTCCTCGCCGTTCCGGCCCTGGTGGGGGTCCTCGGTCTGCGGATGAGGCAGGCCGTGGGTACGAGCCTGCTGGTCATCACCGTCAATTCGGTGGCGGCGCTCACCGCGCGGACCGGAACCGGCGGGGACCTGCGCTGGGAGGTGATCGCCCCGTTCACCGGAGCCGCGGTCCTCGGTGCCTGGGACGGGAAACGTCTCGCCACGAAGATCACGGGCCAGGCCCTGCAGCGGGCCTTCGCCTTCGTCCTGCTGGGCGTGGCGGCCTTCATGCTCGTCGACGTGGTCGTCTGA
- a CDS encoding rhodanese-like domain-containing protein: MFLFRRSPPRLSVDEARARTSGDRPEAVLLDVREEPEWQAGHAPGAVHAPLTRLAAGAALPASAQGRPLAVICRSGHRSQQAAKLLTERGADATDVEGGMNAWAAAGFPVVDQRGNSGSTA; encoded by the coding sequence ATGTTCCTCTTCCGTAGGAGCCCACCGCGCCTGTCCGTGGACGAGGCCCGTGCCCGCACCAGTGGGGACCGGCCGGAAGCCGTCCTGCTGGATGTGCGGGAGGAGCCCGAGTGGCAGGCCGGGCACGCCCCTGGTGCCGTGCACGCCCCGCTGACCCGGCTGGCAGCGGGCGCGGCACTGCCCGCCTCCGCGCAGGGCCGTCCGCTCGCGGTGATCTGCCGGAGCGGGCACCGGTCGCAGCAGGCCGCGAAGCTCCTCACGGAACGGGGCGCGGACGCGACGGATGTCGAGGGCGGCATGAACGCGTGGGCCGCCGCCGGATTCCCGGTCGTCGACCAGCGCGGGAACAGCGGCTCTACAGCGTGA
- a CDS encoding MBL fold metallo-hydrolase, whose amino-acid sequence MFFVDTIELEVLGNRSYLAGGERAAVAVDPPRDVDQVLAAAARRGVRMSHVVETHIHNDYVTGGLELARITGAVYLVPAGARVSFPRTPVADGDTVDVDTDLTLTAVATPGHTPHHTAYVLGVEGRPVAAFTGGSLLIGAVGRPDLVEPRLTEQLARAQHASAHRLADALPDDTAVLPTHGFGSFCSSAQTDGDATTIGKEKVANAALTADAETFVADLLTGLEDVPAYYAHMGPANAAGPAPVDLTPPAVADPDEIAARLAAGEWVVDLRHRIAFAEGHVAGSFNFEADGKLATYLAWMIPWGKPVTLLADTAGQLAAAQRELVRVGIDRPAAAATGGPAGWLRDGESPASFPRATFAELAEQDRRDGSGIVVLDVRRDSERAEGRIAGSVHIPIHQLHRRLGEVPDGTVWVHCAGGMRAGIAASVLDAAGRRVVAVDDGFDAAAEAGLTVVTG is encoded by the coding sequence GTGTTCTTCGTTGACACGATCGAGCTCGAGGTCCTGGGCAACCGCAGTTACCTCGCCGGAGGCGAGCGGGCGGCGGTGGCGGTGGACCCACCCCGTGACGTCGACCAGGTGCTTGCCGCGGCCGCTCGGCGGGGGGTGCGCATGTCCCATGTGGTGGAGACGCACATCCACAACGACTACGTCACCGGCGGCCTGGAGCTCGCGCGCATCACCGGAGCCGTCTACCTGGTGCCGGCCGGTGCCCGGGTCTCGTTCCCCCGGACCCCGGTCGCCGACGGCGACACCGTCGACGTCGACACGGATCTGACTCTGACGGCCGTGGCGACGCCGGGACACACCCCCCACCACACCGCGTACGTCCTCGGGGTGGAGGGCCGCCCGGTCGCCGCGTTCACCGGCGGCTCCCTGCTCATCGGCGCGGTGGGCCGTCCGGATCTCGTCGAGCCCCGCCTGACAGAACAGCTGGCCCGCGCCCAGCACGCCTCCGCACACCGCCTCGCCGACGCCTTGCCGGACGACACGGCGGTTCTGCCCACGCACGGCTTCGGCAGCTTCTGCTCGTCCGCGCAGACCGACGGCGACGCCACGACCATCGGCAAGGAGAAGGTCGCCAACGCGGCTCTCACCGCCGATGCGGAGACCTTCGTCGCCGACCTGCTCACAGGACTCGAGGACGTGCCCGCCTACTACGCCCACATGGGTCCGGCCAATGCCGCCGGCCCCGCCCCCGTCGACCTGACCCCGCCCGCGGTCGCCGACCCGGACGAGATCGCCGCACGGCTCGCGGCCGGGGAGTGGGTGGTGGACCTGCGCCACCGGATCGCGTTCGCCGAGGGGCACGTCGCCGGTTCGTTCAACTTCGAGGCCGACGGCAAGCTCGCCACCTACCTGGCGTGGATGATCCCGTGGGGCAAGCCGGTCACCCTGCTCGCCGACACGGCCGGGCAACTGGCCGCCGCTCAGCGGGAACTCGTGCGCGTCGGCATCGACCGCCCGGCCGCCGCCGCGACCGGAGGTCCCGCCGGCTGGCTCCGCGACGGCGAGAGCCCCGCGTCCTTCCCCCGTGCCACGTTCGCGGAACTCGCCGAGCAGGACCGGCGGGACGGGAGCGGGATCGTCGTGCTCGACGTGCGCCGCGACTCCGAGCGCGCCGAAGGCCGGATAGCGGGATCGGTCCACATCCCGATCCACCAGCTGCACCGCCGCCTCGGTGAGGTGCCCGACGGCACGGTCTGGGTGCACTGCGCCGGCGGCATGCGCGCCGGTATCGCCGCCTCGGTGCTGGACGCCGCCGGACGGCGGGTGGTGGCCGTGGACGACGGCTTCGACGCCGCCGCCGAGGCCGGGCTGACCGTCGTCACCGGCTGA
- a CDS encoding heavy metal translocating P-type ATPase, which produces MSAADIGVVAGAVALIAFLAWYFFGSKKSSRAELRGGFQEIGVTVKGSYAPDLIRVRQGVPVRMVFDRQEAGDCTSRVLFPDFRIAAPLPAFATTVVEFTPDRPGRFGFVCGMSMVHGTLLVEPSDGEIPASAVGAAEEEPAPPARPEAGAAEQEDAEAAARGAEIADLTRRVTVGAVLSLPVVVAVMLHEVFGVDVPGLLLDRWWQFALITPVMIYTGWPIHRTGWLALRNRAAEMNALITLGTSAAYGYSVLVTVAPGLLPAGVREVYYEAVGVILTLILLGRLFEAKAKAGTGQAIRELLNLQAKTARVVRDGTEVEVPVDQVAAGDVVVVRPGEKVPVDGVIVDGRSTLDESMVTGESIPVTKSADDEVVGATVNQTGAFRFRATKVGADTMLAQIIRLVQQAQASRAPIQRIADLVASYFVPVVVFIAITSFTVWFLVGPAPALTLGLVAAVAVLIIACPCALGLATPLSIMVGTGKGAQAGILIRSAEALETAQRLDVVVLDKTGTVTQGRPELTDVLAAEGATEDEILRLVASAEHSSEHPLGQAIVSGATGRGIALAQVGEFDSVTGHGITAVVDGRRVLVGKEALLSGQGIDTAALSAEADRLAAEGKTAMYAAADGRPLGLVAVADTVKQDSAAAVTALKRLGLEIVMITGDNARTAEAVAAEVGIDRVLAEVLPEHKADEIRRLQEEGKRVGMVGDGINDAPALARADVGFAIGTGTDVAIEAADITLISGSLGGVVTAVTLSRATMRNIRQNLFLAFVYNTAGIPVAAGVLYPFTGWLLSPIVAAAAMALSSLSVVGNANRLRRFTPGPLPGAPTARAGAETPAHVAA; this is translated from the coding sequence ATGAGCGCCGCGGATATCGGGGTCGTGGCCGGGGCGGTCGCGTTGATCGCGTTCCTGGCCTGGTACTTCTTCGGTTCGAAGAAGTCGAGCCGGGCTGAGCTCAGAGGCGGCTTCCAGGAGATCGGTGTCACGGTCAAGGGCAGCTACGCGCCGGACCTGATCCGGGTCCGCCAAGGGGTACCGGTCCGGATGGTCTTCGACCGGCAGGAGGCGGGGGACTGCACCTCTCGCGTGCTCTTCCCCGATTTCCGGATCGCCGCCCCGCTCCCGGCGTTCGCCACGACCGTGGTGGAGTTCACCCCGGACCGGCCGGGCCGGTTCGGCTTCGTGTGCGGGATGAGCATGGTGCACGGAACGTTGCTGGTCGAGCCGAGCGACGGTGAGATCCCGGCGTCCGCCGTCGGCGCCGCCGAGGAGGAGCCGGCTCCGCCGGCGCGGCCCGAGGCGGGTGCCGCGGAGCAGGAGGATGCCGAGGCGGCCGCGCGGGGTGCGGAGATCGCCGATCTGACGCGGCGAGTCACCGTCGGGGCGGTGCTGTCGCTGCCGGTCGTGGTAGCCGTGATGCTGCACGAGGTGTTCGGCGTGGACGTGCCCGGCCTGCTGCTCGACCGATGGTGGCAGTTCGCACTGATCACGCCGGTGATGATCTACACCGGGTGGCCGATCCACCGTACCGGCTGGCTCGCCCTGCGTAACCGCGCAGCCGAGATGAACGCGCTGATCACGTTGGGCACGTCGGCGGCGTACGGCTACAGCGTGCTGGTCACCGTGGCGCCGGGACTACTGCCCGCGGGCGTGCGCGAGGTGTACTACGAGGCGGTCGGCGTCATCCTCACCCTGATCCTGCTCGGCCGCCTCTTCGAGGCGAAGGCCAAGGCGGGCACCGGGCAGGCGATCCGTGAACTGCTGAACCTGCAGGCGAAGACCGCCCGGGTGGTGCGGGACGGCACGGAGGTGGAGGTGCCCGTCGATCAGGTCGCCGCCGGGGACGTCGTCGTCGTCCGCCCCGGGGAGAAGGTCCCGGTGGACGGGGTGATCGTGGATGGCCGATCCACGCTGGACGAGTCCATGGTGACGGGTGAGTCGATCCCGGTGACCAAGAGTGCGGACGACGAGGTCGTGGGCGCGACCGTCAACCAGACCGGGGCCTTCCGTTTCCGGGCGACCAAGGTCGGCGCGGACACGATGCTCGCCCAGATCATCCGGTTGGTGCAGCAGGCGCAGGCGTCCCGGGCCCCCATCCAGCGGATCGCCGACCTGGTCGCGAGCTACTTCGTGCCGGTGGTGGTGTTCATCGCCATCACCTCGTTCACCGTGTGGTTCCTCGTCGGGCCCGCCCCGGCGCTGACCCTCGGGCTGGTGGCCGCCGTTGCGGTGCTGATCATCGCCTGCCCGTGCGCGCTGGGTCTGGCCACCCCGCTGTCGATCATGGTGGGCACCGGGAAGGGAGCCCAGGCGGGAATCCTGATCCGCTCCGCCGAGGCACTGGAGACCGCGCAGCGGCTGGACGTGGTCGTGCTGGACAAGACCGGTACCGTCACCCAGGGGCGGCCCGAGCTGACCGACGTCCTCGCCGCCGAGGGCGCCACCGAGGACGAGATCCTGCGCCTGGTCGCCTCGGCCGAACACTCCTCCGAGCATCCTCTGGGCCAGGCGATCGTCTCCGGCGCCACCGGCCGTGGCATCGCCCTGGCTCAGGTCGGCGAGTTCGACTCGGTCACCGGACACGGCATCACCGCCGTCGTCGACGGCCGCCGGGTGCTGGTGGGCAAGGAAGCGCTGCTGTCCGGCCAGGGCATCGACACGGCCGCCCTGTCGGCGGAGGCGGACCGGTTGGCAGCGGAGGGCAAGACGGCCATGTACGCCGCCGCCGACGGCCGGCCGCTGGGCCTGGTCGCCGTCGCGGACACGGTCAAGCAGGACTCCGCCGCCGCCGTCACCGCGCTGAAGCGGCTCGGCCTCGAGATCGTGATGATCACCGGGGACAACGCGCGGACCGCCGAGGCCGTCGCGGCCGAAGTCGGCATCGACCGGGTGCTGGCCGAGGTGCTGCCCGAGCACAAGGCGGACGAGATCCGCCGCCTCCAGGAGGAGGGCAAGCGCGTCGGCATGGTGGGCGACGGCATCAACGATGCCCCGGCGCTCGCCCGGGCGGACGTCGGTTTCGCCATCGGTACCGGCACCGACGTGGCCATCGAGGCGGCGGACATCACCCTGATCTCCGGGTCCTTGGGCGGCGTGGTCACCGCGGTGACGCTGAGCCGTGCCACGATGCGCAACATCCGACAGAACCTGTTCCTCGCGTTCGTCTACAACACCGCGGGCATCCCCGTCGCGGCCGGTGTGCTCTACCCGTTCACCGGCTGGTTGCTCAGCCCGATCGTCGCGGCCGCGGCGATGGCGCTGTCCTCGCTCTCGGTGGTGGGCAACGCCAACCGGCTGCGCCGCTTCACCCCCGGCCCGCTCCCCGGCGCCCCGACCGCACGGGCCGGGGCCGAGACCCCGGCCCACGTGGCCGCTTGA